The genomic stretch TCTTATTCTTGCAGGATTACCATTATAAAAATCATTTAAAGATTTATAAGATATCCTTCCGTTCAAAGCATTTACAAAACCATAATTGATATTATATAACTCATTGTGAGTTCCTAATAAGAAAGTATGATTTCCGGTTTTATAGGTAAGGTTATCTGTAATTTCAAAAGTTTTCTGTTTCATATTGAAAACAGTTGCCTCTCTGTCATTTCCAAACAAAATAGTTCCACCATTATGAGTAATCTCAACCTGCGGGAACATCGCATTGCTTGAAGTAGGGTCCCTGTAATCATGAATAGAGGAATACCCCACAACTAAGTTGTTATTCCATTTGTCATTAAATCGGCTTTTCAGCTCAAGTGTAGTGGTAGACGCTGTATTCTTCTGAACAAAGTCCATACTCGAAAATCTGAAATTGGCACCATCTCTTTCAAGGTTGGATGCCTGAGAAAATACCGTATTATTTTTGATAGATAAAGTATGCTTATCATTAATCTTCCAGTCTAGCTTATTAAAAAGCTTGGCGCTTTCAGAAAAGTTGTTGTATCCATTAAAACTTCCTACATTGAATCCGTATTTTTTTTGTACAAAATCTGAGAGTTTCTGAGCAACCGATTCATCTATCAGCGCATTAGGGTCGTTAGCATTATAAAATATAGGATCTACTCTTTTCGTATATTCAAGATTGGTGAATAAAAAGACTTTATCCCTCACCACAGGTAATCCTACTCTTCCTCCATAAATAAAATCAGAAAAATCACTTGGCATTTTGGAGTTATCTCCTACTCTGTTTCTTCCTGTAATAGCAGCATTTCTACCATATACATACATGGAACCTGTAACATCATTACTTCCGCTTCGGGTTACTGCATTGATACTTCCACCAAGGAAGTTTCCAAGTTTTACGTCATAAGGAGCAATATAAACCTGTACATCCTGAATTGCATCCAAACTTATCGAGTTGGAACGCGTACTGCTTCCAGGCATTCCCGAAGTACCCGTCTGACCTCCCAATGAAGGGCTGAAGCCAATTGCATCATTATTAATTGAACCATCAATCGTAACGTTGTTGTAACGGAAGTTTGTCCCATTAAAAGAGTTATTGGCACTTTGAGGAATTAATTTCGTCACATCCTGAATTCCACGGTTAATATTAGGTAATCCCGAAATCTGAGCCTGGCTGATCCCTACTCCATACTTTACATTCGCCTTTTTGGAAGTGATCTTTACCTCATCAATCGTCTTTTCTTTGTTGCCAACTTCTACCACAGGTAAATCATTATTTCCCAGAGAAAGCTGTAAATTAGGATTTTCATAAATAACCTGCGAACCATCAGATATCTCAATTTTATAAGGGCCACCCGGCTGAAGATTATCTAAACTAAACTGACCTTTGCTGTTACTTTTGGTTTCAAAGGTACTGTTGGTAGGAATATGTACTACCTTTACGGTAACTTCGGAGGAAGTTCCTTTTAATCTTCCAAAAATTTTAGAGCTGGTTTCCTGTGAGAATGCAAATCCAAAAGATAATAAAGCAAAAGCACAGATAATTTTTTTCTTCATATTTTTAATGCTACAAAACTTGTTGCAAAATTATATTGAGGAATGATCAAGTATGGTAACATAGAATTAACATTGCGTAACATAAAGTTTAATATTTCCTTAAAAAAAACTTAATCCTTTACACCAATGTCTTTCTCAATTTTATATCCTTTCTATGAAAATTACAGCAAAAAAATGATTAATTTTAAACATTAAAACCGCTTAATATGAAATTCGGACAAGTAGAAGACCCATCAAAAATAGACTTCACCCTTCCCAAGGATCACACCAGAACTAAAGAAATTTTAAGCCTTAATAAAAAAGGACTGGAAAATATTTCTATCGGGTGTGCCAAATGGAACAAAACAGACTTAAAAGGATTCTATCCCAAAGGAACCAAGGATGAGTTGACATATTATGCCACCCAATTTAATTCGATTGAATTAAATGCAACCTTTTATGGAATGCCTACTCCGGATCAGGTAAAAACATGGAAGGAAAAAACCCCGGAAAATTTTAAATTTTTCCCTAAGATCACCAATACAGTTTCCCACTTCAGAAGATTGATTGATGTTACAGATCCTGTGACCCATTTTGCATCAGCAGTTATTAATTTTGATGAAAAGCTGGGAATGGCTTTCCTTCAGCTTCACGATAACTTTAAGCCAAAAGATTATGACAGACTCGAAAAATTTGTAAAAGAATGGCCTAAAGAGGTCCCTCTTGCCATAGAACTCAGAAATACGGAATGGTTTACCGACGAACAAATTCTGAATACTACCTGTGAACTTTTTGAAGCTCATAATATCACCAACATCATTGTAGATACCGCCGGAAGAAGAGATATGCTCCACATGCGCCTGACTACTCCCAATGCCTTTATCCGCTATGTAGGAGCCAATGCAGAAAGTGATTATGAAAGACTGGATGATTGGTTAAAACATCTTACACAATGGAAAAAAGATGGACTTCAGAATCTGTATTTCTTTGTTCACCAGAATATTGAAAAAGCCTCCCCCCTTCTCTCTGCATATTTCATCAAGAAAATGAATGAAGAATGGAAAACAGATATTCATATCCCTCAGATGGCCAATGAAAATATGGGGAGTCTATTTTAATTAAAATTTTAAATAGACTAATTTTAATTTGCGGTTCCAGTTACAATAAAACCCCTTTCATAACGGAAAATTTTATACATTAGAGTAATACCCCATTCAAGATGAAAAAGGTATACTTAAAAAAATAAACGTCATGAAAAAAGAAATTTGTAAAATCAGTGTCTCCAACAATTGGCTTGGAGATGAATATACTTTCTATGAAGATCATTCGATAAAAAGGGTATATGACAATCATAGTCTCAACTCCAATAAAACAGAATGGCTGGAGCCTCATCAGATCAGTAAACAGAATAAAGATAAATTAATAAAAGAATGTCCTGAGGAATTTAAAGAACAGATTATGCATCTTCTGGATTATCCTTAGTAATAAAAACTCTCGCAGATTTAGCAAATAAAACAGATTAATACAATATCATCATCTGCTAATCACAAAATCTGCGAGAGACTATAAAATATAATTTAGTTCTTATTATTTTTCTTCAGAAGCAATACCAAATTAAGAAATAAAAGCAGAAAATCCACCGTAATCCAGATCCCTAACTTTGTATTTTCATAATTGTAAGCATCTACCTGTTTTTTAGCAGCTTCAGACAGCTTCATGCTTTGATTGATATAATTCTGCACTTCCACAATCTGATCGATATTCTTATTAGGAACAGAATGCTGTGAAAAATAAACCAGATTTTTCTTTCCAAGATAACCTACAATCCAATACTCATCAGATTTATCCATTTTCAGGTATTCTATTCTGTAATATTCCGGACGTATTTTCCCAATATGTTTAGGTTCAAGCTTAGTGGTATTATCAATTTTATTGACATTGATGAGGTAAAAATCCAAAGCCTGTGGAAGTTTATTAATAACCTGTAACCCTACAGAATTATCTACAAAAGCCACAGCACTTTTCTTTATAAACCAATACGTAAAAAATGAGATGGAAGAAACCACTGTTACAATTCGGAACAGTCTTGCCCATTTTGCCATTCTTCCCGATTTTACTTTATATAAAATCAGGGAAAATATACACGCCCAAAAGATAACAAGAATGAAAAATACCATACTGCAAAGATACTGATTTCAGATTTTTTGAGAGAATGTTAATTTACATTCCACTCTTTATAAAACTGATCAAGGAAATTCAGCATATAATCATGTCTTTCCTGAGCCATTTTTTTCCCGTATTCAGTATTCATCAAATCCTTCAGTAACAATAATTTTTCATAAAAATGATTGATCGTTGTTCCGTTAGATTTTTTATATTGTTCTTTGGTCATATTGAGATCAGGCTGAACGTTTGGATCATA from Chryseobacterium indologenes encodes the following:
- a CDS encoding DUF72 domain-containing protein, which produces MKFGQVEDPSKIDFTLPKDHTRTKEILSLNKKGLENISIGCAKWNKTDLKGFYPKGTKDELTYYATQFNSIELNATFYGMPTPDQVKTWKEKTPENFKFFPKITNTVSHFRRLIDVTDPVTHFASAVINFDEKLGMAFLQLHDNFKPKDYDRLEKFVKEWPKEVPLAIELRNTEWFTDEQILNTTCELFEAHNITNIIVDTAGRRDMLHMRLTTPNAFIRYVGANAESDYERLDDWLKHLTQWKKDGLQNLYFFVHQNIEKASPLLSAYFIKKMNEEWKTDIHIPQMANENMGSLF